DNA sequence from the Gadus morhua chromosome 21, gadMor3.0, whole genome shotgun sequence genome:
AACAAGACAAATCATGTTCACATGCACTAGCATACTTATTTTTCTCCTCTGAAGTAAGGTCCCATGGGGACAGGGGAAGGGTCGTTACTTAGGCTCTCTATGGGAGCACCGTTGAGGCTTTTTCATAAAcgaccaagatggctgccgctgaagTCGCACACTTCAACAGAtggttgctctgattggttgaaggtcTACCAATTTCCGTCCATATCACTTTGGTCTGTGCCCGTTGATCATGGCCCTTGAAAATCTAAAAGGTAGtgagaggttccagactaaAGCCCATTTGAGAATTGCTCTGGAAATGTCATGTTCTTATTGTTGCAAGCATAGGGTCAATCTTTCAATGTGAACTGCTGATTTCCACATTTACTTCAGTTGAGGGCTTATATGAATGATAGAGAGTGTTGTGTATTTACTGCAGCCATCTTCCTGTAGGCCTTACTACTGTTACTACCCCTTCGCTCTCGGTCCACGCTCCTGTCTGGGACAGAAGTTTGCACAGGTGGGTGACACAGGTAGATACACCAAACATGCTAACTCCGATAAGAATCCAGAATCACGAACTGAGTGTGTATGATGTGATTCCAGATGGAGGCTAAAGTGGTGATGGCCAAGCTGCTTCAGAGGTTTGAGTTCAGTCTGGTGCCAGGACAGTCCTTTGACATCCTTGACACTTTAACCCTGAGGCCCAAGAGCGGGGTCGTTTGCAACATTAAACACAGGAATCCCAACATGTGAAACTTTATATCGCAATTAGCTGGTCTAAGAAGCTGTGGTATACTGCTGACACAACATGACCAGCAGATGGCGATGATCGACTACTTATGAGTAACCTGACCGGTAAGAAAACAGCGTGGAGAGGACATGTTCTTTGCCAATTTTCGTAGACGGTGTAGTGGTAAAGACCTTGCTGCTAAAGGCAACGTGAAACTTTCATGTAACATAAAGATGAGTTTCTCCAAGTTAAACATTTTTAACATTATTTTACTCCAAATAAAAGATAGGAGATTTATCTTATTTCATTATTCCTGGGTTTTTGTCAAATGGTTATTTCAACAGTTAACATACTTTCTCACAATCAAAAGACGCTCCTCTAAGTCAGTCAGTAGGGCTGAATGGAACTCACTTGCACCAACTGACTTTCCACACAGGGTTCAGACAAATCTTTTGACCTACCGAGGCCCTATCAGTTAATCCATGCTCAACcctctgacacacaaacacaaacacacacacaatcaaaagtTGCATAACAGTGCTGCTGACGCACACAGGAGGGTTGAAGTCTAACTCGCTGCTTATGTAGGACGCTACTCAGTTGGTCACAGGCTCGAATCCCTACCAACTATACACCAAGTCCTACAGTCCCGTTCTTGAGCAATGTTCACCGTTTTAATTCAGCATAATTTTCCCGCAGTCTTAACTGTTATTGTGAAGAGAAGCGAGAAAAGCTTTCATGGGGTGGCCACTGAGACATTGCTGACTCGTTTGAAATAGGCCCAGATCCCGCTTTTGGTTGACTTTCACTTCAAAGACGTACTGCAGGGCTACAATAAAACAGCTAGGGTACACCATTAGTTATTATTGTAACAAGATGACACGATGTGAAACTACTAAAaaccgttaaaaaaaatatgacaatAAGAGATAATGGACAAGGCATAGGTCTTAAGTTAAACATTTTTTATTGCAAACCATTCGTGGTCACATAAATCTGAAAgttttacaatttacaatacatTTAACATAAATtgttacatatacatattttaggCATACCATCATGTCTTCGTTCAATATACATTAAAACTAGTACACGTAACtccaaatatacaaataaacttAAATACCCTCAAACTGTGTTAACAGCAATATTACAATGGAATGTCGAGATCAGATGTTAATGAGACTTTGTTCGGTATCGGGAGGCTTATGGAAGACATTATGAGGGGGACTCGTTTGGTAAACAAACATAAAAGATAGGGACGATTTTTAGACACAGCACACATACGGTTTTAggcaacatgcacacacgcacacacacacacacgcacacacacacactcgcacacacacacacacacaccgttcacAGCAGCAGTTATCTTCCttactctgtctccctctcgctctagcCTAGTGCCATCCAGCTTGGCCGTTATCGGTCGTTGTCAGTTTGATGTCAGATGAAGAGCCAGTGTCTGTGGAACGCATCCCACGCTGTTTAAATCTTAACCAAACACTCTAACGTATCGATGACTGACCCTGGGTACAGACTTTGTGCTACATTGTTCCTTTCCGCCGACCGTTCTCCATCAAACACAAGATAAATAACCAAACAATCGACCCTAACAGGACAATAAGGTCAAAACGAGGAGTTGGAGACAAAATGAAAAGAACAAACAATTTCTGCTAAAGAAGAAACATAAAGGCACCTTTTAAGATGAACCCCCACACGTAAGTCCCCCTTAGTAACATTCAGCTTTAAATATCTCCATTTGCAATAAAATGGAAAAATAGAAACAATGCAAAGAAACTAAAGCACCACATGCACACTATCTCCATGTTGCTGTGTAAAATTGATCGGCAGGCCCACAGGCGCCATGCCGGAGAAAATAACACGCTACGTAGCTACATAAGATGAAGTTTAGAAACCACGTAATGGGGTTGGTACACCCAAGTCTTCCTCCTGTGGGAAAGGCCTTGAACCCCTTTGACGCGTTTGTGCAAATCTCTGgttggttattttttattgttctgAGTCTGTCTACTGGTAAGTGCACATGCATGGGATAGTGTTTTTTGTAGTTTCAAGTTGAGCCTCACAGCTATCAGAGCTAATGTGCAAAATGTCCCCGACTAAGAATCGCGCTATATCGCAGGACATGGGTGTGGCATGGGCTCAAGGTGAGGGATCAGGGTGGGTTTGGCAGGCAGACCCTCAAATTGCGTTTCCTCTCAAACTCTTCCAAAGGGGTCGACGCTCAGAATAGATAAGGAGGGGGGTTCTCAAACGATTAATGGGTTGGATATGGTCATCAGTTTCCATCATCCAGACGGGGAATGGGGGGAAGGCGAGGTGCAAGTCTTCTCCAGcacgctgccccccccctgtgtcCGTGAATGTACCCGCCCGTCAACTTTATCCGCCACCTCCCTGTGTCTTAAATAGTGTCCGTGGTGTGCACCCCTGCTACAGTGCAGTGTTCCTGCCGTGGCCCTATAGGTAGGAGTCCATGGACGGGGCGTAGGAGAAGCCCAGGAAGGCCTCGGCGGCGTCCTTGATGCTGGCCGTGACCAGGGCGCTGTCAGGGGAACAGCCGATGGAGTTGGGCACAGGCTCGTCCGTGAACTCTGGGTCAAAGTGCCGCAGGTCATTAGGGCCCGTCTgaagaacgagagaaagagagaagggagtCAATAATGCTTAGGTTATAAACTGTTTGAATATGTTTGAGATATGGAAGACAATGATTGGAGAGCAGAGTTTCCGTGgctcaaaaaaacaacaacacagaaacatacaacaTCCTCTCTGAGGCAAAACTGTTCGTTTTGGGTAACGCACCACGTTGGGGTTGAAGGGAGGGGTGAGCTTCTTTGCGTTCAGTTCTTCCCAGTTGATGGGGGAGAAGAACATGTGGTTCTTGATCTCAGTCTGGAAAGGGAACAGAAGGAAAAGAGTCAAGTTCACGTCGAGGCGCGGTGGCGTTAGAAAATAAAATTTTGTCGGTGACAAAAGTACTTGGACGACATTcaaacacgtgcgcacacaaacacacacttacaaagtCGTCTGTGCAGCCCAGTCTCTTGGTGCGGTCCTTCTGGAGAAGACCTTCCAGAAGGTGCCGGGCCGCGTTGGAGATGTTGGGCTTCAGCTGCAGCGGTTTGTTGAGGATGTTGTCGTACATCTCCGCTGTGTTGCGGCTGTAGAACGGAGGCTGGTGGGGGACAGAGACACAACAGGTCAGGATTTGAGTTTCAGATATCCGCTGGAAACGAATAAAGTGAACGTTTATTagtttcattttaattaaaatttTTAAAACATGTACAATCCAAGGGTAATCCAACACAGTTAGCATTGTTATCTGCCGTCTCGGTTCGTTGTAGCGACGTTGGCGCCACGATTCCAACACATCAATCGATATGGATTAACGCGGTGGCGTGGGCCCTTGTGTGTCCGCTGATGCCTACGACCGATCGATGGCACATACAATACAGCACACGCGATGAGCCCCCCAGTGTGCAGAGTCGTAACATGTACTCACAAGGCCGTAGAGCATCTCGTAGATCACAGCTCCCAAGCACCACCAATCTACCGTCCGGTCGTACGGCTGCTTGTGCAGCACCTCGGGAGCCAGATACTGCAGAGAGGCAACAAGTCAGAGGACATTAACAAACGATTCCACCGATTCGGCGAATAGTTTGAGATCCGAATTCCACGGGAGACTCCCCCCTTACCTCGGGTGTACCGCAGAAGGTGGACGTGGTTCCGTTGAGCTCGATGTTCTCCTTGCACAGGCCGAAGTCGGTGAGGATGATGTGGCCCTGCTGGTCGAGCAGGATGTTCTCGGGCTTCAGGTCCCGGTACACGATGTTGAGGGAGTGGAGGTAGCCCAGGGCGCTGGCGATCTCGGCGGCGTAGAAGCGCGCCCGAGGCTCCAGGAAGCATCGCTCCCTCTGCAGGTGGTAGAAGAGCTGGAGGAAACGAAAAGAAGAGAGATCGGGACAGAGTGTCAGGAACACCCCTTGCTTCCAGCACTTTGGTTTTTTGAATGTGAACAGCACCGACGCACCCGCCTTGGTTTAAAGGGAAGCCATTAAGGGGGTCCTGGAAGGAGCGGCGGGCTAATGACGGCGCATATCAAAGAGGGAAGCTAATGGTTGGAGGCGGAGGGGTCGCCAGCAAACCAGGGGAAATGTGTGGGAGAGGAACAGATTAGGAGACAAAGTAGaaagggacagacggacaggcagagagacacagagacagacgggaAAACTTGGTGTCAGGAAATGACACCCATGAGGTGGGTGGGAAGGAGAAAGTGAAAGAGTTAACTTGGACACTCAAAGATAGATGGGAGGAGGGTGAAAGGTGGAGGAGATAATAGAGCGTTCGGGAAGGCAATAAAGAacagagaaaaagggagggaaaaggcaaggaaatgtgttttttttttggggggtttatCAGCGCCGTCTCTGCCCTGCCAACAATCACAGGAAATTTGCTTTTGCTTTTTAAATACACAGGCTCTGTACAGTGCTGCTAATTCTGtctcaccgccccccccccctcccccccacccaatgGTTTCCTGAGAGGCGTATCCTCTAGTAAAGAAAAGACAGCGACTGACAGCTTTGATTCAGCTTCGCATGACAGGATGTCCGCATGCTCTGTCAACCTTTATGTCCAGTGCCTCATCTCtattcatctttctctctctctctctctctctctctctctcctatttaAACACCATCTTATCCAAGTGGTCACAAATTGGACCTCGGGGGAAATAAAAAATGTACTCTACTATCATCAGTAGAATCTCCCTTAAAACAACCACGCTGTGTAACTGCCTCAATAAAAGCTCGATTTTAAAGCACAGACGGCCATTCCCATTTTACATGCCCCCCTTCAGGAGATCTCAAAAGCACCAAGCAAGATTCACATCGTGTGGTCGCCTCACTTTAATAGTAGGATTCGAAGTGGGATTGAACAAACAACCCTTCAACAAGAAGAAAGTAGTGTCTCATGAGCAACCAAACACCACAAGTCATCCACCCAACTCCGACCAGGTGTAGCAGACTCTActattgctgttgttgttgttgttgagacaCAAAAGTAGAAAGTGTGGCTGGCCTCACCTCTCCCCCATTGATGTAGTCAAGGACAAAGTAGAGTTTGTCCGCCGTCTGGAAGGAGTAGTGCAGGCCCACGAGGAACGGGTGCTTTACGTTCTTCAGGAGCACATTCCTCTCTGACATGATGTGTTTctcctttggggggggggggggaggaggtcaaAGGGTGGAACGGGTTAAAACAAGGCCACAACAGGGTCTCTTCGTTTTGCGTGCGGCgtcttgtgttttctttgcgTGCGCGTGTTTTCGCGCGTCACGTCACGGGCTCACCTCCTTCTTCTTGAGGATGGCCTTCTTCTGCAGCACTTTGACCGCGTAGAACTGGTCGTCCGAGCGGTGGCGCGCCAGCAGCACCTTGCCGAAGCTGCCCTTGCCGATCACCTTGAGGAAGTGGAAGTCGCTGGGCTTGGCGGTGGGGTTAGAGGACGGGCCCAGGTTGATCTGCTGGGACGGGCtgggctgaagggggggggacgaaaggagaaggagagaaggggaaataGGTCAGAGCCATCGATCAGGTCGCGATCACACCACCCGGAGTGCGCGCGCAGATGTAAACAAAAGGCAGACTCCGTCGCAATTTTGAGGTGCACAAGTCTTTTTGTTCACCACAGGGGCCGTCGGCTGAGACTGATGTCGTGCACAGACAGATATGGGAGCACACAGGGTGGGGGTGCAGTTTTACTCAAAGGATCAGTCCATGCTAATCAACGTGGGCAGATGTTCAACTCCTCAAGGGTGACGGTGGTTTACTCACCGGAGGGGAGGGGTTGGCGTTCATGAGTTCAGCGGCGTCCTGAGGTGGATTCATGTTCAGGATGGACTGAACCTCAGGactgagagaggagaaggaagcgAAAGCAGAAAAGGAAGATGGTTAATAACAGTGTATGAACCATGAACACGACACGGACATCCCAAATGGTTTTCGAGAACAATATAAACCGCTATGTTCAATTACTGATGAGAAATAGATGGGTTGTAAATACAGGCTTGTAATGTACTTAGGCACGTACTGTgcagaataataacaataataatatgatGAGTTACTCACTGCTTGCAGGCGTAGGAATTTGTTGCAATCCTTTGTATGAAGTCGTTCAGACCCATTCTCCTCTGTTTCATAAAagctgcagaacacacacaaagaaaaaatcgAAAAAGGCGATTTAGAAAAATCaagtaatttaaaaaaatacattattctCGTAATTATAAAATACAATGCCAAATAAGTAGTACAACTCATACCAGTTAGCAATGCTACCATCCTTCGCGATTTCGAGTCGGTCAGAGCTGatgtgtctatgtctgtttgTATCGTCATAGTAGAGAAGTGTATATTCCAAAGAAAAGAATGAATGTTCTCCAAAACTGTACCTAAACTATCTCGGCATTTTGGCAGCTTTATATGAGggctgagaggagggagggactgaCTGTCttcgctctctcctcccctctgacgTACTATGACGTTGGTGGGCGTGTTCCTGTACCATATTCTCTTCAGGTCAATGACTGACCCCCATCCTAACCAATCACCGTGCTTTGCGCTTCTACGCGCCACTGCAACTCATTGACGTTTAGTGGTCTAATGTAACGCATAAAAACAATCAAGAACAAGGTGTAGTCTACTTTGTATGTAGGCTGTTACTGGAATTTCTAAATAGGTTTTCGCCAGATTCGCATGGCCCAGAATCCCGTTGTATCCATTTGCGATCATACGTCTGTTTTACCTTCAACCTACTAATAACAACATAACCTGCCTACGGCTACTCACTAAACTGATAACAGCTTTAAATCCCCTAAAAGCCTACCTTCATGTATGAGCTCGATCGATAATTATAATGTGTATTAAAACCCCCTGGTTGTGACTCATGAGCCACGTCATACACAACACAGAGATGCAGCGTTCGGATAGAAGGGGATCAAGGCCAAGAGAAAGAGCGGCTGGTTGTGAGTGGAAAAAGTAGGCTACAGCCGACGGGTCTCCCACGGTGAAGGAATGGATAGGCTACATCAGGGTCGTGACCGTGGCCATCAGGTTTAAAAGGCCATCTCAAACACCGAGTTGTGACCGATCAAGTTGATAATCCTGCAAGTGGTTTGGCAGCTGTGGCCGGACAAACTAACGGACAGACGGTCACGATGGGAAACAGTTACGTAACACAGGAGCCTGCCTGGGTTTAGTGTAAAACACATAATATATATAGCTTTACATTTAGAATCATGATGCCTCGTTCATATGGTCGGGAAATATAAACATTAATAAACACCAAAAAGATTTGCATTGCATTTGTAAACAGAATCCGCGGACGTCCTGCGCCGCTGTATGTAGACCCGAACAAGCTGGGACCTGAAACTTTAGTCTTCCAAAAGCCAATCGAAAAACGACATCACTCGAGAGATGGACACCACCATTATTGTAGATAGCATATAATGCTAGTTCAACTAATTCAAAGTAGAAAAACAATGTTCCTTATTGAATTAGGATAGACTAATCCTTCGATTCTCCACCATACGCTACAATAAATGCCACGGGTATAAAACAGATGATAGTTATACACAGGCCTGCAACTGCAACATGTTTAAATCAATATTGTACATTAAAACACACCTTTGAGGTCTGAAGAAGTTGCCATCTTAGCGCGTATTTGCCCGATCGCTGCAGGGACTGGTGAGGACTCTAGCCAAGAACGAGGAAGAACCGCCAACATATAACGGGCCACCTATCTCTAAACACATTTACATAGATAACCACCAGGTCTAAATCCAGCTCCACAGATCACGGTGTGAACGGGATTGTCCAGAGAACGGAATGGAAaatcaccccccaccccttgcGTGCGGGTTGAAGAACCGGACTATCAAAGTTAGCAAGTTAGGGGTCGGTTTAATTCCTCATCGTCCAACGGTTTGTctaaaaaaatctaaataaCATTTTTGATCTTACTTACAAGTCAGAGCGGTCGTTTTGTCTTTCATGTGTACGTTGCTCGGGTGACACCAATGAATCGGCAGGCAAGATCTAGGAACGACTTGTTTCTCGGGCCGAAGCGTGGAAGAATTTGCACTAGACGGTACACCGCATTCCACCTCGAGTTTCTTCCAGTGAATATACTTGGTCAGGGCGGGTACGCTCCGCCTCTGTAGTTGGTTCTACCCTCAGTTTAATGGCATTCTTtcagcacagagagacagagagacagagagacagagagacagagagagagagagagagagagagagagagagagagagagagagagagagagagagagagagagagagagagagagagagagagagagagagagagagagagagagagagagagagagagagagagagagagagagagagagagagagagagagagagagagagagagagagagagagagaatgaacctGACCGGATTTTTTGCTATTAATTAATTTCCTTCTTGCACGGAACCGTTTGTCTCCGTACTAGACGACGTCTGGCTCCTCGCAGGGGGCATGATATTTTACCTTTAAAGTTCAAGTtacaacatcccccccccctattgGAACTTATCCCCAGGCATTTTCTTTCAGTCTCTTCCCTTGTACTCATGTCCAAGATTCGACATAACCAGCCCTTCTTACATTGGATAGTGCTTTGGACCTTAGGCATTCCATTGTGAGTAACTAGAGAAAATAGCAATCTAAATGTACAATTCATGATGAGCATTGTCTCAGATTAAAAGCTTGTAGGCCTAAATCTGTGTATGTAATAAAGCAAATTAGTAAAATAAGCGCTTTACAGATACTGAATACACAACTTTTAATTATCGCTCCAACTTTTTGTCACTGTTTTTGTTAGTCCCCTGACTCTGACCAAATCTATTATTAATCCATTCCCCaaagccacaaacacacacacacacacacacacataaacacacataaacacacacgcacatacacacacacataaacacataaacacacacccacgccaaTTTGCAAAGCATAAGCAAATGTTCAGCTCAAGGGCTGAAGAAACCTTCAGAAAGTCAGATGGATGggtagagacacacacccacgcccaAACataccacaggcacacacacagcccccccccccccccccccacacacacacacacacacacacacacacacacacacacacacacacacacacacacacacacacacacacacacacacacacacaccttcagaacgttcaagagagagaaaagattgATAAAGAAATGGAAAATTTGATTCTTAAAAAAAGTGTCCAACAGCCATTTCATCTGAACAACTTTAAGGTTGCAATAAAATGAACCATTTCGGATTCTTAAGAGGAAATAACTTTGCTAACCACTGAGAGAAATTTCCTGTAACTCTGTCAAAGAACAGAATTTGCATAAAGCCACAGCGACCTTTGCTTACGCTGGCAGTAATATCCGCTGAATAATACAAGCAGAGTCACCTACAAAGCCTCTCTCCTATGGTAAAAACCTTTTTATCGCTGAAACTGGCTCACATTTCTGGCCTTTAGCCAATAGATCCACTATTACCATAAACACACCAGAAACAACCATAGAAAATACCATTAATGTGCCCCAGCACCTCTGCTCAGCCAATAACGGGAGAACaatcacacaaaaagacacCGTCATGGTTACATTACCTGCCAGAGTGCTGGGCAACACCGCGGCGTCTGAGTCAGTCGTCATTACCCAGCGCGAGGAATGAATGAAGCGAACGGAGCACACGGGTAGGGTTCAGCCAACACAAGacggaaagaaaaaagagaggcaATAAAAGAGGGATATATAAACAAAGGAAAAAGCGAGGAGGGGGTCTATAGAAGCAAGTCTTCTCCTCAATGCGGCCCGTCTCCTCCTTGTGACTTAGCGGCTGCTAGATTAGGTTCTGAATAGGAGGAGCTTCCTTTAACCCGACTAGCGTGCACTTTctttgttagtgtttgtgtgtgtgtgtgtgtgtgtgtgtgtgtgtgtgtgtgtgtgtgtgtgtgtgtgtgtgtgttggtgcgtgcgtCTGTTGCGTAACTGGATAGGGGCACTGCCAACGATGCCaaggccatacacacacacacatacacacatacacacaatcgcacataaagacacacacacacgcacacacacacacacgcgcatacacacagaaacacacacatcggAGCAGTGTTATAGAGAGTATACTGGAAGTAGGTCGTCTCAAGGATTAGGTAGAGGGGGACATTAGTGGATGCTGTcgcacttcaacacacacacgcgtcacACGCACGATTAaatcactcatacacactcagtggagaggggggagggggggggggggtgggtgttaCAGAAACGTAAACCAAAcaaacatagacatacacaaagTCCAGAATATTCCCATATTCACAGTGTCTTTGATGGAGGACAGCCATCCGCCCCTGCTCCTGTGTCCCCAGCCACCCATGCCGGACCGGTCCTTTGTGCTGGGGCTGCTcagggcagcggcggcggcggcagccgAGTCAGGCCAGCGCTGAATGTGAATGAGGCCGGCTGGGGAGGAACCGGGTGACACCGGGCGctatgtgcaaaaaaaaaaaaaggaaaaaaaaaaacccactGGCTGGCCGGCTGCCTGAGGAGGACCACTAGTGCTAGGCATAGTggcagagtgtgcgtgtgtttgtgtgtgtgtgtgtgtgtgtgtgtgtgtgtgtgtgtgtgtgtgtgtgtgtgtgtgtgtgtgtgtgtttttatgtgtgtgtgtgtgtgtgtgtgtgtgtgtgtgtgtgtgtgtgtgtgtgtgtgtgtgtttttgtgtgtgtgtgtgtgtttggaatcAGTGCGTTTTTCCAGACTTTACATAAATAACTTAAATCTTCTCGATGCGTGCGTGACAACATCATGTTGTGGTTTGAATGCGCGTTTTGGATGTGATTCAACATCACAGAGATAGGTGTGTCTCGTGGCGAGGGCTGAAAAACCTGGAAGGTATGTAACCGGAATGAGGGTGACTAATTGAGACTTAGTTGAACTACGGCCAATAATCACACTCATAAATCCACATCGGTGTTCTGTATATTACATGCGCGGATGTATGTACAATATCCTCAAACTTCTCCCacgtatgggtgtgtttgtgcgtgcgagTGGGTGTGTGCGGGTATTCGTGTGGCTGCCGCTGCAGCAGCATGTTGAGACACAGGTGGGCGGCTCCAAACAGCGGGCCCCGGCTCAGAGAGCATTACGCAGATTAAAGACAAGGCATCAGATACGGAAGCAGAAACCCTGCCGTGGTGTGACAGAGTCAAACGTGAACGCGGAGAGCGACAACGCAACTGACAcgactcatctctctctcgcccctgctctatctatatatctatctatctatctatctctatctctatctctctctctctctctctctctctctctctctctctccccccccccccccccccccccccacatgccTGGGGGGCACAGACTGAGTGCTGAGGAGACAgacggggggaggagcctgactCACGCCGCAGCGAGAGTCACTTCTCCCCTGCTGCCCCCGCTTGACCGAGGCGTCTTGTTGTGCTTCAATacagggtggaggagcagtcaacacacatgctcacacaaaaCACGCTGTCACACTACCATTGCAACAGGGGGGACATGAGACAAGCACAAGGCTCTATAATCATGATGaaataatctctctctttcttgccctctctctatctttgtttccttctctctgccattcactcactcactcactcactcactcactcactcactcactcactcactcactcactcactcgctcactcactcccactcattccctctctccctcccttcatcactcgttcactcactcactctcactcattccatccctccctccctgcctcccttccttcctccctccgtcACTCaatccctcactcactcactcatccctccctccctctgtcactcCTCCCCATACTCCCTCACTCATTTCTCACACACTTCTtccaccacgcccccccccccccccccccccccccccccccctctctgttatTCTGTATTTCTGTGTCATGCACAGACATGCATACCCGTTGTGTACAGTCAACAAGCAGGAGGGATATTATTATATGCTTCCTGCTATctattattaatataaatttCTTGTTGTGCTCACAGAATGACCCATGATTTGACATTTGTCCCTGCTTTTAAAGTGTGTCTACTGACGCTAATGGATCGGCTGGAAAACAGGGGGTGGCCAAAAGCAAGCCGCTCGCACAAGCTAGGCTAATTACTTGGGTTTTCGAGTGCCCTTGGTCCCGTGCAAGCTCCATTAAATGACTAATTGGGTATATGTTCTTTA
Encoded proteins:
- the sgk1 gene encoding serine/threonine-protein kinase Sgk1 isoform X7 — its product is MATSSDLKAFMKQRRMGLNDFIQRIATNSYACKHPEVQSILNMNPPQDAAELMNANPSPPPSPSQQINLGPSSNPTAKPSDFHFLKVIGKGSFGKVLLARHRSDDQFYAVKVLQKKAILKKKEEKHIMSERNVLLKNVKHPFLVGLHYSFQTADKLYFVLDYINGGELFYHLQRERCFLEPRARFYAAEIASALGYLHSLNIVYRDLKPENILLDQQGHIILTDFGLCKENIELNGTTSTFCGTPEYLAPEVLHKQPYDRTVDWWCLGAVIYEMLYGLPPFYSRNTAEMYDNILNKPLQLKPNISNAARHLLEGLLQKDRTKRLGCTDDFTEIKNHMFFSPINWEELNAKKLTPPFNPNVTGPNDLRHFDPEFTDEPVPNSIGCSPDSALVTASIKDAAEAFLGFSYAPSMDSYL
- the sgk1 gene encoding serine/threonine-protein kinase Sgk1 isoform X6: MKDKTTALTSFMKQRRMGLNDFIQRIATNSYACKHPEVQSILNMNPPQDAAELMNANPSPPPSPSQQINLGPSSNPTAKPSDFHFLKVIGKGSFGKVLLARHRSDDQFYAVKVLQKKAILKKKEEKHIMSERNVLLKNVKHPFLVGLHYSFQTADKLYFVLDYINGGELFYHLQRERCFLEPRARFYAAEIASALGYLHSLNIVYRDLKPENILLDQQGHIILTDFGLCKENIELNGTTSTFCGTPEYLAPEVLHKQPYDRTVDWWCLGAVIYEMLYGLPPFYSRNTAEMYDNILNKPLQLKPNISNAARHLLEGLLQKDRTKRLGCTDDFTEIKNHMFFSPINWEELNAKKLTPPFNPNVTGPNDLRHFDPEFTDEPVPNSIGCSPDSALVTASIKDAAEAFLGFSYAPSMDSYL